Part of the Girardinichthys multiradiatus isolate DD_20200921_A chromosome 14, DD_fGirMul_XY1, whole genome shotgun sequence genome is shown below.
TCCACTCACTTTGAACAGAAACAGGGACACTTATTAATAAACACAAAGAGTAGAGGACCTcttatttcaacaaaaaaagcTTTGGTAGAATAACAATGAAGCAATAAATATTCAAGTGACATTTAATAAGAAGTGCAGCCCTTCAAAAAAGTGGAGTTTTAGATAACAGCCCTatcatctgtgtgtaatttctgCTTAAGGCCTTATAATGTTGTAACAATCTTAAAGTGCTCTGTTGGCTAATGTATTgtgacttgtttttttctgtatgaaaaaatataaatataatttttctcaTACGAGTTTAGTAAAAGTAATGCTAGAAGAGGCTGCATTGTTTAGATGCATTGTTTAGAATGACCAGAAGGGGACAATATTGGCTTTAGGTGTACATTAAAACAGCATGTTTTTCATTACATGAATATTATATTCCTATTTGGTATTAATCATGCCCAATAATAGACACATTATTGTACTTAAGCCTtgacaaatcttttttttaaatcttttttgtcATTAGATATCTTCATGAATTTTCAAGATAAACTTGAGAAATGCTCAAACATTGAATATAAATTAATTCAATTGTGTATCATTATCTGAAGATTTTCATTAATATCTAAAACTTGGTGTTATCCTTGATTCGAAATTGTTTTGTTTCCGCCAAATCAACTCGGTACCCATTGAGACAGATATGGAAAAAGgccagtttttaataatctcCAGATTTCTAGTCCATATTAGTACACCACCAagagttttaaaatataaaatatatttagattttattttcacagtttttacagtttattCCCACATGAAGGTTATTGTTCTATAAACATCTTTAttcttcgttcgttcgtcgtcttccgcttatccaggaccgggtcgcgggggcagcagactcagcagagacgcccagacgtccctctctccagacacctcctccagctcctccagggagagcccaaggcgttcccaggccagccgagagacatagtccctccgacgtgtcctgggccgtcccctgggcctcctcccggagggacgtgcctggaacacctcccgaggaaggcgtccaggaggcctccggtatagatgcccaagccacctcaactggctcctctcgatgtggaggagcagtggctctactccgagcccctcctggatggccgagctcctcaccctatctctaagggagtgcccggccaccctacggaggaagctcatttccgccgcttgtatccgggatctcgttctttcggtcatgacccaaagttcatggccataggtgagggtaggaacgtagaccgaccggtaaatcgagagctttgcttttcggctcggctctctcttcaccacaacggaccggcacagtgcccccattactgtggcagccgcaccgatccgtctgtcaatctcccgctccattcttccctcacttgtgaacaagaccccgagatacttaaactcctccacttgaggcaggaactcccctccaacctgaagaggacaagccacccttttcctgtcgagaaccatggccttggacttggaggagctgatcctcatcccagacgcttcacactcggccgcgaaccgccacagcgcatgctgtaggccTTGGCTAgggggggccagcaggaccacgtcatctgcaaaaaaaagagatgaaatccactggtccagaccccctccggcccttggctgcgtctagaaatcctgtctataaaagttatgaacaggaccggtgacaaaggcagccctgccggagtccaacatgcaccgggaacaggtccgacttagtgccggcaatgcgaaccaaactcctgctccgctcgtacagggaccggatggcccctaataaagggcccccgattccatactcctggagcacccctcacagggcatcacgagggatgccttctccaggtccacaaaacacatgtgaaccggttgggcaaactcccatgaaccctcgagcatcctgtagagggtatagagctggtccagtgatccacggccgggacgaaaaccacactggtcctcctgaagccgaggttcgactgttggccggactctcctctccaataccctggcataggccttaccaggtaggctgaggagtgtcatcccctgtagttggaacacaccctccggtcccccttcttatgaagggggaccaccaccccagtctgccagtccagaggcactgtccccgaccgccacgcaatgttgaagaggcgtgtcaaccatgacagccctacaacatccagagacttgaggtactcaaggcggatctcatccagctttttaaccacctcggtgacttcagcctgggtgatgaaagagtccaaccctgagtgcccagcctctgtttccaccagggaatgcgggatggcaggattgaggagatcctcgaagtactccttccaccgcccgataatgtcctcagtcgaggtcagcagtctccctcccccactataaacagtgttggcgaagcactgcttccccctcctgaggcgccggacggtttgccagaatcgcttcgaggccaaccggtagtccttctccatggcctcaccgaactcctcccaggcccgagtttttgcctctgccacagcccgggccacagcacgcttcgcctcacggtacccgtcagccgcctcaggagtcccacaagccaaccacagccgataggactccttcttcagcttgacagcatcccttactgccggtgtccaccaccgggttctgggattgccgccgcgacaggcaccgcagaccttacggccgcagctacgggcagcagcatcgacaatagatgcggagaacatggtccacttggactctatgtctccaacatcccccgggatctggtcgaagctctcccggaggtgggagttgaataaatccctggccgagggctctgccaggcgttcccagcagaccctcactatgcgcttgggcctgccaagtctgtccggctttctcctcctccagcggatccaactcaccaccaggtggtgatcagtggacagctcagcccctctcttcacccgagtgtccaaaacatgcggccgaaggtctgatgatacgacaacaaagtcgatcatcgacctcctgcctagggtgtcctggtgccaagtgcactgatggacacccttatgtttgaacatggtgttcattatggacaatccgtgactagcacagaagtccaataacaaaacaccactcggattcagatcggggaggccattcctcccgatcacgcccctccaggtgtcactgtcgttccccacgtgggcgttgaagtcccccagcagaataacggagtccccgggaggggcactatccagcacccccgacagggacaccaagaaggctgggtactccgcactaccactcggcccgtaggctgaaatgatagtcagagacctctcccaaacccgaccctctcatccactggggtaaaccccaacacgagacggctgagctggggggcaacaagcaaacccacaccagcccgccgcctctccccgtgggccactccagagtagaagagagtccagtccctctcaaggagatgggttccagagcccacgctgtgcgtggaggcgagcccgactatttctagtcgatatctctcgacctcccgcacaagctcaggctccttcccctccagcaaggtgacatttcacgtccctagagccagcctaagcatccggggatcgggccgctgaggtctccacctttgtccgccacccaatcctctttgcaccggtccctcacggttccccctgcaggtggtgggtccACTGAGAGATGGCCTCGcttctctcgttcgggcttggcccggccgggtcccgcgaggagcaacccggccaccaggcgctctccgacaagtcctgaccccaggcctggctccagggtgggaccctggctccgccgtaccgggcgacatcacgtgcctcgatattttggtcctcatgagggattcttgaaccactctttgtctgacacatcacctagagcctgtttgccatgggagaccctaccaggggcatttaggccccagacaacataacctctaggatcatttgagcactcaaacccctccaccacattaaggtggcggttcaagcaGGACGTTTTCAGGGACgtcctgcttatttcagcaagacaaagCCAGGCCACATTCTGCACGTGTTACAACAGCTTAAAAGGGTGCTGGTACTAGACTGACCTGCCcgcagtccagacctgtctcccaaAGAAAATGTGTGAAGCATTACGAAGATCAAAATGCCACAACGGAGACGCCGAACTattgagcaactgaagttgcAAGAATGGGAAAGGTTTTCACCTACAAAGCTTCAGCAATCAGTTTCCTCAATTCCCAAACGCTTACTGAGTGTTCTGAAACGGAAAGGTGACGTAACTCAGTGGTAAACATGACCCTATCCCAACTTTTTGGGAACGTGTTCCAAGCATCAAAtataaaatgagtgaatatttaaaaaaaacactaaagtttatcagtttaaacattaaataccTTGTCTTTGTGGTGTATTCAGTTGCATAAAGGTTGAACAGAGATTGCAAATCACTGGATGCTGTTTTCatttacgttttacacaacatcccaacttcACTGGAATCGgtgttgtataattttagtagttgtttgcaaacaaaatatttgtaaacTCACCCATTTTGTACATGAGGAGATAAGCTGTCGTTGAGCTGTTTGAATGGAATGAGGTGTAGAAACAACAACATGGTTAAAAACCAGGAGCACGGTGAGTTTTCACTGAAAGTATCAGTCGATGGCATCAAAAATACTCATCGTTGTTGTGTTGAAGTATATTTACCTTATTGACTTATGTTCAGATTTAGAATAAAGTTTATGGACCTAAAGGAGTGAAAATATGAAGTTATTTAACCTTCACTCTTCATGGTGTCAGACGTTCAACTATGTATGAACATTAAACACTGGTCTTACACTTTTAACAGTGTTGTCATTGAAGCAGTACCAGTTCCCAGTTTCAAAAGATTGGATGTCTGCGGTGTAATGGCCTCCCATCAGATCTCCATAGTGATGGACTACAGCGTAGAGGCGGTACCTGCAGTTCTGAAGAGTAAAAAGGTATAAAGTTAGAAAGAAGCTAAAACTGTTTTCATAGGTGTGTGCTGGTAAATACCTTAATTTCTAAAGTCTGGACCACTTTAGCTTTGCACTGCAGCTTGACGTAGCAGTTCTGCTGATAATCAAAGGAGAACCTCTTCAGCAGCAGCGCCAGAACATCTGGAGGATGTGTCATCTCATATTCCTGGGTTGTGGGATCAAAACAGCTGCATGTAGAGGAGACGGCTACCATTTGCAAACAGAATATTACCAAACAAAACGTGACTTACAGTCTTAGCGTCCTGCTTTTCGTTGCATCTGGTGCAGAACATCTGGTTGTCCTCGCAGACTGTTTGTACCTTTAAGAAACTGTCTAATCCTTGTCTCTGGAAACAGAGAAGACTGGTTAAACCTTCAGATTCTTTTGCttctaaatatgaataaaacacaAGCAGTAAATCATATTCTGGGTAAAAAAGTGCAGTACCACACTGTAGGTGCTAGACTTTGGATCTCCCATTGACAGCGGTAGAACCCAGAACAAGTTTTTTGAATCATCCGTCTCGTTGCACTTGAGGCATGTGGATTTATGATTCAGCTCGCCTTTGAATATCTTGACAGAAGAAGGCAGGTACTGGTGATTTTATGACACTTTAGGAATTTAAAAGAACGTACTTTAGGACATTTAAACGTCAAATGCTCAGAGGTTAtgacttttatttaattaaaaataagattTTCTTAGGTCAGAAagaatgttttaaagctaaagaTGTGAGGGAGGAACGTCTGAACATCAGAGCAGCTGATTAGAAGTCGATTGAAGCCACTGCTGCCGTACTTTGCTGTTCATGAATGGTAGCGAGGCACTTCAGCCTCGTTTCTCTGTCCAACTTTGAGAGATTTTCCATATAAAATCATGCAAACAACATCTGTTTTTCTGGAGAggatttatgatttatttacacAGAAGTTAAATCAAGTTAATATTAAAGATTAAGCCAATGGCAAATATTTGCAATAAGTTGCAGCCACATATAGATGTTCTCTCTACACACCactgttaaaatgccaggttgTTGTGCTGTAAAACAGTGAGACCATGCTAATAACATAAAAGCCTTAAGCACATAATATGTGACATATATCCTGTGCAATTCAactgtaaagaaaacaaatctgttagaagGGAAGAACAGAAAGAAAGTGGCAAAAATCAGCTGACTTTGATTCTGAAAATCATTCTTTTGCAGAAACCTAAAGGTTTTGCACCACAGCTGTTCATAAGCTCATCCGCCATGAAAAACTCCCAGCTCCATCTAAAGAACAGCCACCCCACatcattatgctgccaccaccatgttttactgtgggtatGATGTTTTTACGGTGACATGCGTTTATGTTCGGGTCACATATGAAGTGTGACCTGAACGTTCATCAGACCATAACCTGATGTCTCGCAAGGTTTTAGGAGATTTTAGCATGatatagatgttttctttctttctctcaacCCTCCTGCTTAGTCTAGTTATACAGCGAATGCAGTAGAGGAGACTGGTGTCACATGTAGAGCACAACCAGTAGTGAGCAGAAATTCCTacagctccttcagtgttgcTCTCAGCAGCCTCCTTGACCGCTTTCTGTCTTGTGTTTTGACCCGATACTTTTGATACTTTgtaacctctctgcaaactgTGGTTTTAGTTAAAGGGTGCACATGAGCATATGTCAGGAAAATCCAACAAAGACAGCCGAATTTTACTTAAGTTTAACCAGATTCACTACAAATAATGGGAGGATAGATGCTGAAATAAAATCGAAAGGCGCTTTAAGAAAGTATcagtttaagggtgtgcacaTTTATGCAACAGGGTAActgcagctttttatttgtgttttcttctaaaaatgtgtttctccCTTGAGCTGTGcaggataaatgtcacatttaaaCTTTTGAAATGAATCTGTATGAgctcaaaaaaaaacaagtattgtCAGAGGGATGCATTTTCAAAGCTGCTGTAAAACTGCTCAAACTTTTACTTTAACACtacaaaaaacagcaattatccaAATTAGGTCACTTATTTTAATCCCAAACTTAAAATTTcacagaattattttattttattgcatacATACTTAGAAAAAAGATCAGAATACCTCAGtaatgtatttgtgtaatttttcttttgtaaaaatacTGGTAACCTCTGACCTAAACACCAGCACGCTGCAAGTTGCGTCGGCCACCCTCTGCAGTCTCCCAGTACATTCCTGATACTAAATAAATACAAGTGTAAAAAACGTGTTTCTACCTTCGAGGCCTCTGGACTGGTCCGACAGAGGATCTTCTCAAAGTACTCAGCAGCATCACGTTGCTCATAAACTAAAATCATGAGtgagtgaaagaaaaaagtttaatatctTAGGACTTAGAGGCTAACTTCTTCTCTTTGTGACGCCTTCTGAATCCGACCCTACCGTCTTTGATGCCCAGTTTTATTAcgatgttgtgtgtttgggccATTTCTCTCTCCAACATAGAGAACAGATTCCCCAGATGGGCATCAATGGATGTTGGCTTTTCACTGCAATTTCTACACCAGTTGGGAGAGAAATAAAGACAATATTATAACTTAAAGGTAAAACTAACTCGTGTCAACTGCTTCAATCTTGAATCCTAaatatttgttgcatttaatctTCACTGTTCATTCATTTAacaatttttgccttttttatgaTGTGTTAAACAGATCATATGGTTTACAGCATCCAGTGGCTTATTATTCATCACACTGTTTTAACTAAATGttcataaatgcattttttttctgactAACGCCTACAATAACAAGTGAGTGGATCTCTGGTAAAAGACACTCTGAAGAGCACACAACATGCCATGCTGCAAACCGGTTTTCAGGACTAATAATCAAGATTAGTAAAAGTCCTTTGAAGGATTTTGATTTACTTTCTCTTAAAATACAGAGCTGAGGTTCCCAAACCTTTTCACGGCTTCGCGAAAGTCTTCAGTCATGAAAAGCACCTGCAGGACGCTGTTCAGATAGCAGGTCAGACCAGGACTCTTCAGGCCCTGATAatctaaaaacacaacagaaagaaaacaacagtCAGACTATTTTACACATGAGCTGAATCCCTCCACGTGGTTTTAACGTACTGCACCTCACCTACCTGAGATAGACAAGTTCTCCAGTTTCTCTCTGAGATTCATTACAGTGTAGCGATTCATGTTTCTGGATTTCACATTGAGGTTTTGACATCTTGCATTTGAAAGTTTGTTTTACATGTATGGGTTCATCctattaagacaaaaaaaaaaaaaaaatcaaaacagattttaaaataaaactattttgcaGGTCAAGAAAAATCATTTAGAAAACCAAGTAAAAATCGTGCACAGAAAGTCAGGGTTTTATATGTTTAGGTTAATATTTTGTAAACATGACCGTAGAAGCAGGGAGCAACAGGATGTGTGGAAAACATATTTCTAATTATGAGTTGCTGACATTTTTTAGGCATCCCTCCACAAGCTCATCACAATAGTTTTCCAGTATTTTGTCCTATTCAGTCCCGACAGAACTGCTGTAACTGGGTCCGGTTTGTAAGCCACCCTGCTAACACAGGGTCAGTTCTGAccaaacattttctatttaatgTTATTCTATGTTATTCTTGGGGTCCTTGCTCATTTGGGAGACACATCTGCggccaagctttaacttccagGCTAAAGtcctgagatgttgcttcaatattgtcacattatgctctttcctcatgatgccatctattttgcgAAGTGTACCAGTGCCCCTGcaaaaaaacagccccacaacatgatgctgccacccccgtaCTTCACAGGTCGGATGACTTTCTCAGGCTTACAAACTCcctcctttttcctccaaatgttaCAATCACCATTATGACCAAACATTTCAATATTAGTTTAATCAGACTACAGGACATATCTCTAAGAAATAAGGTCCTTGTCTCTACGTGCATGTGCAattgtaatctggctttttatgttctGATTTGAGTAATGCCCTCTTCTTCTTCAGAGGCTTTTCAGTCCGGGTCTGTacaggacttgtttcactgtggataacaACACaatcttaccagcttcagctaGCATCTTCACAGGGTCTTCTGCTAGTCTGGGATTGATTCGCACATTTCACACCTAAACACATTGATCTCTGGAACACAGAGCCTGTCTCCTCCTGAACGATATGATGGCACCACATTCCCATGCTATTTATACTTCAGTATAACTGTGTTAATGTGGCACCTTCAGGGACCTGGAGATcgtacccaaggatgaaccagacttgtggaggttcACAATGCAATTCTAAATATCTTggctaatttatttttatttttccaagacATAACAGCAGTAAGCAGTGTGTCTTAAAAACATCCAGAGGTTTGACTGCATTGAACTCAGATGTTGTAAATGCTGTGAAATAATCAGAAGCTAATTATGCGTCATCATCTGGGCTTCCACAGGTTGAAGACATAGTAATCCCAGTATGTAATCTTGATTTCAAAaagtaatatataaatatatatttattctggctttcagtaaataaaaaatctggtgATCCTAACAGATCTAATACAGGAAACAATTAGTCTGATTAAATGTGAGACGGTGAGGAAAAAGGTTACgtgtcttttttcctttttttaaaggtatttgCTTAGTTAAGATCCAAACAATAAGAATCAATGTTATTAAAGTTGTGCTATGTccataaaatcatttaaataaatcccTTACAGTAAGTTACTTCTGGCTAATGTGTTGCAACATATATGATCTTTTCATCCCAAAAGTTAAATTAACCTTACTATTAACTTTTAttaaagtataaaatatgattttttttttttttttagaatatttGGAAACACTAAAGGTGAACTTTCAGAAACTATGGCATACACTATGGTCACGACAAACTAGAGGCATTTTTTAACTATCAGAAAATAGGTCATAATGTTATACTTGATTGAATcaagggataaaaaaaaaaaaaaaaacaatgaacaaaTAAGCTTCCTAATCTGGCCCTGATTTTTAGAAATCGGCCTTTGATAAACAATGATCGCTCGATCAATAACAACCATCTTCATTATCCCGCCTAAAACGGTAACATGCGTCATATTACACTAAACCACAGCGTCATAAAACACGATTGATGCCTTCATTCGGTGAAATATTTGGGGTATTTCTAGTGTAAACCAGCCAGTTTTGCATGTTAGCACAGATTGGCGGTCAGTGAACGCAGCAGTGGAGTTTTGGGGGTGTTATGGAAACACACGCAGCTTCTCCTCCATTATTCCTCCAACAGGTTGACTTTATACACCAATTTAAATCACCAAGAAACGATAAAAAGTTTATCACAAACTGCCTGCTGCAAACAACTCCTTACTGCTCCCATAACAGCCGCGATAACAGTCGGTAACGGTGTGTAAAGTGATGGGAGGGTTACAAATACGAGAATACTCACCGAGCAGCAGCCAGCCTATCTGATCATTATAACCGCTGCTGTCTTTCACTTTCGGTACCAGTTAGGAAGGAAGAGGCGAGGCAGACACAAACCGAACCATCAGCTGCTATACAGACACCAGAAACATAACTGAAAACCTTTAAATCTGGGTGGAATACCTCTCTAGAACTAAGTTTTTAGAGTCGCTGTTCTACTTCCGGGTTTTGACAAAGACTTAAAGGGGAAGTTGTTAGAACTACAAACTGGACCAGCAGGTGAGAAAAACGTACATTTCCACTTAatatcttgttcatgttttggcAACATCCTCCAAAGATAAATTATAGCCGATCAGCGCTGAACAACCCTTACCAAAAAGAAGTATATGCAAGTATGCTTCAAGTATACAAATTTTAAACGAGAGTATATTCAGTTTGTTCTTATCAGAGATATTCTTAAAGTTTCTGTTACCTATACTTGGCTTATACTAAAACATATACTTACAACCTAAGTATATTTAGCCTTTACTTATGTAAAAATTTGACTGATATACATAAGTAGTAGTACATTAATAGTACATTTTCACATACTCTGGTTTCTTTGTGGTATCCTGCAATATTTATATCCTGTTTTTAAATCCTGTCTTGTACGTTTATGGCAACAGGTATGAATATCTTAAGAGTGAGTAATGGTGCAGGTGAACATGTCATGTACAGTGTTATTAAGCCACAAAGAGATAGAtacacatttctttctttttgtttgaaacCAAACCTGACCATTTTTGATTCATACTTCCCTCTATCATAAGTTATTACCCTAATACagctgcttttttaaatttacaaacaatgtattaaaataggagaaatgacaaaagaagaacactTGATTTGTGGTAGAATGACTGAGGCTACTAGAGGCTCTTTTAATCACGTTCATATGGATTTGGCAAAAACCCAATTTCACTATGATCATGAATCAGGCCAGATGGCACATACGTTTGCAGTCTTCCTAACCTCATGTATTAAATTACTCTGTACATTTATCTGTGAATCTTTACATAAATCCTGCTCAATTCAGCCAGTTCTTCAACCAAAACGAAGCAATGTTTGGTACATGCACAATACCCAGGGGTTTGATGTGCACACTTGTGCAAACAAGTTAGTGATTAAACACAATTGACCATCTTTTAAATAAACAGCACTGTTGGACCTTTTCTTTATTAGGCCACATGTCTGACTGTGATGCAGAACTCCATCAACCAAAAAACATCTATAATACCAGaagttgaaaatgtatttttatacacTAAACAGTGGACTAGAAGTGTTTAATTAGTAAACTAACAGCAAAGTTTACTCCTAGTTTTACTTTCAGTTTACATTAATGTGTACTTTTAACTAAACGTAGACTTGAAGTTTATCATGAGTAAACTAACTTATACTTCAAAGTGTACTTTCATAAACTTAAAAGTGGGCTAATTTAGTCCCAAGAAGTAGTAAACTGCTAGTATATTTGTTTCAGAGCACTTGGTAAATAAAAGTACACTTGGAGAAATATACTTTATTATACTTCAATATACTTGATGACGTACTTGAGGTATACTTCTTGTTGGTAAGGGGATGCATGTTATGTCATTTTTAGCAGCAACCTGCAAATAAAAGTCTTATTTTGGTCTTTTTAAGGGTGTTCTCTGATTATTTCCTCA
Proteins encoded:
- the LOC124881246 gene encoding ubiquitin carboxyl-terminal hydrolase 47-like; this encodes MNRYTVMNLREKLENLSISDYQGLKSPGLTCYLNSVLQVLFMTEDFREAVKRNCSEKPTSIDAHLGNLFSMLEREMAQTHNIVIKLGIKDVYEQRDAAEYFEKILCRTSPEASKIFKGELNHKSTCLKCNETDDSKNLFWVLPLSMGDPKSSTYSVRQGLDSFLKVQTVCEDNQMFCTRCNEKQDAKTEYEMTHPPDVLALLLKRFSFDYQQNCYVKLQCKAKVVQTLEIKNCRYRLYAVVHHYGDLMGGHYTADIQSFETGNWYCFNDNTVKSVHKLYSKSEHKSISSTTAYLLMYKMVSGRDKKTDGSALKAYCGPLDETEDRRNEAEPREDLISEHLLQTESRKAEGIPHLAGEIIRNGVNCSSSFTGRNKQPHQVGATFMPQGSIRLSEDKTTKERMCYINTEKSSDWKMPQRSIAPNKDVGVNELRDQQGNNETKTRTNTHLCNHSPPRERIKSAGTTVKLNHMEAPAVVTGERNGRTITEKTYSNNVGNYNANLHYICSPTSSPTRSSQSFRTAAEPSGSPAVWTTSQSFKGKHRPKILESKRTLSSSNENKVKPSDPNIIKQHWR